A section of the Macadamia integrifolia cultivar HAES 741 chromosome 9, SCU_Mint_v3, whole genome shotgun sequence genome encodes:
- the LOC122088512 gene encoding auxin-responsive protein SAUR23-like — MGIDLPSKVLQAKKNLKMQSLCFSSRSELPKAAVPKGHFAVYVGETQKKKKKRFVIPISYLNHPSFQDLLSLAEEEFEFNHPMGGLTIPCKEATFIDVTSRLSS; from the coding sequence ATGGGTATCGATTTACCTTCTAAGGTTCTTCAGGCAAAGAAGAATCTTAAAATGCAGTCTCTCTGTTTTTCAAGCAGGAGTGAACTTCCTAAAGCAGCAGTACCTAAAGGCCACTTTGCAGTTTATGTTGGAGAAacccagaagaagaagaagaagagatttgtGATTCCTATATCCTACTTGAACCATCCTTCATTCCAAGACTTGCTTAGTCTAGCTGAAGAAGAATTTGAGTTCAATCATCCAATGGGTGGTCTCACAATTCCATGCAAAGAAGCTACCTTCATTGATGTCACTTCTCGTTTGAGTTCCtag